A genomic segment from Candidatus Hydrogenedentota bacterium encodes:
- a CDS encoding DUF2961 domain-containing protein: MRCWKGFAVFAMAAVAMVSFVSGASAGSRSNAGLRTMNDTDSVASALEIAGRQNEQTHQLTTFNLERRSKTIAIPRGKTVTIGEVKGKGYIANLWMTFPGWFWQHWNKDAAISPTILKTLILRIYWDGASKPAVEAPAGDFFGVGLCEVGNFASNYVGTSSGGFFCKFPMPFRKGFRIEVENVDETIDTDVFMNVLYQLTDEIPGDAGYFHAQFHTGRNDGPIPIDVGQFEGKGQYVGITLSMQGQDRNYLSFLEAPEYVYIDEDWEKPRITGTGLEDYFMGGWYFREGVFAGPLHGLPVKDTLNASVAMYRFHDQDAIRFTKRFKMQFVNPWDPDRLRPFAYSSVAYAYVDSPEGQGPALPGRDGLLCWYRLRDRDHQSIP; this comes from the coding sequence ATGAGGTGCTGGAAGGGATTTGCCGTTTTCGCGATGGCTGCCGTTGCCATGGTTAGTTTTGTGTCCGGCGCATCGGCTGGGTCGCGTTCAAATGCGGGGTTGCGAACGATGAACGATACGGATTCCGTCGCATCGGCGTTGGAAATTGCAGGACGCCAGAACGAACAGACGCATCAACTGACGACGTTCAATCTGGAGCGGCGTTCCAAAACGATTGCGATTCCCAGGGGAAAGACGGTCACCATCGGAGAGGTCAAGGGCAAAGGCTACATTGCCAACCTGTGGATGACCTTCCCGGGGTGGTTCTGGCAGCACTGGAACAAAGACGCGGCCATCAGTCCCACCATCCTGAAGACCTTGATTCTGCGTATCTATTGGGACGGGGCTTCAAAGCCCGCCGTCGAAGCGCCGGCCGGGGATTTCTTTGGCGTCGGCCTGTGCGAAGTTGGCAACTTCGCATCGAACTATGTGGGCACATCGAGCGGAGGATTCTTCTGCAAATTCCCGATGCCGTTTCGCAAGGGGTTCCGGATCGAAGTGGAGAACGTTGACGAAACGATCGACACGGATGTCTTCATGAATGTTCTGTACCAGCTCACGGATGAGATTCCGGGCGATGCCGGGTATTTTCATGCCCAATTTCACACGGGACGTAACGATGGCCCAATTCCCATCGACGTGGGACAATTCGAGGGCAAGGGCCAGTACGTGGGTATCACCCTCTCCATGCAGGGGCAGGACCGCAATTATCTGAGCTTCTTGGAAGCCCCCGAGTATGTGTATATCGACGAGGACTGGGAAAAGCCGAGAATCACAGGGACGGGTCTGGAAGACTATTTCATGGGCGGGTGGTACTTTCGCGAGGGTGTGTTTGCGGGACCGTTGCACGGTTTGCCCGTAAAGGACACGTTGAACGCGAGCGTGGCGATGTACCGTTTTCACGATCAGGACGCAATCCGATTCACGAAGCGATTCAAGATGCAGTTTGTGAATCCGTGGGACCCGGATCGGTTGCGGCCTTTTGCATATTCCTCGGTGGCCTATGCATACGTGGATTCGCCCGAGGGACAAGGCCCGGCGCTGCCGGGTCGCGACGGTTTGCTTTGTTGGTACCGTCTACGTGACCGCGACCACCAGAGCATTCCATAG
- a CDS encoding cyclase family protein, whose translation MVFNIDLTKYKLVDLSWEVTPNAMPQDRPFDIREGRLGDGTLKYEITNTHTHVGTHIESPVHFYFKGKTCTDYPLDHFMGKAALLTTDIPECAPSVSLAHVKEQLEPRRGQFEILYVRNDTPRRPLYFDIDCVPYFAELGLKLFAFDSTINFGREPEDGRTFHDLLLSRDTLLIEFPANGRAIDKDLFYLFAMPLRIKDLDSSACRLFAVVER comes from the coding sequence ATGGTATTCAATATCGATCTGACAAAGTACAAACTCGTGGACTTGTCGTGGGAAGTGACGCCAAACGCGATGCCGCAGGACCGTCCATTCGACATTCGAGAAGGACGGCTCGGCGACGGTACGCTGAAGTACGAAATCACGAACACGCATACGCACGTGGGCACCCACATCGAGTCGCCGGTTCATTTCTACTTCAAAGGCAAGACGTGCACCGACTATCCGCTTGATCACTTCATGGGTAAGGCGGCTTTGCTAACCACCGATATTCCGGAGTGTGCGCCGAGCGTATCTCTTGCGCACGTGAAGGAACAACTGGAACCTCGGCGCGGCCAATTCGAGATTCTGTACGTTCGCAACGATACCCCACGCCGCCCATTGTATTTCGACATCGATTGCGTGCCGTATTTCGCTGAACTGGGATTGAAGCTGTTTGCTTTCGACAGCACCATCAATTTCGGACGCGAACCTGAAGACGGCCGCACGTTCCATGATCTGCTGCTGAGTCGCGACACGTTGCTCATTGAGTTTCCGGCGAATGGACGGGCAATCGATAAAGACTTGTTCTATCTCTTTGCGATGCCGTTGCGCATCAAGGATCTCGATTCCAGCGCGTGCCGGTTGTTTGCAGTCGTGGAGCGTTAG